One part of the Methylobacterium terrae genome encodes these proteins:
- a CDS encoding DUF2497 domain-containing protein, with protein sequence MSAASPKTQDKTQEPSMEEILASIRRIIADDQKPAEPPAAGSRPVAVPPPAPDEDDVLDLAEMAPAPKPEPKPAQKPEPKPEPVAKAPPKPEPEPSFDDAFDQMSEIAFRDEPMDFDAIEIEPEPAPPPEPPKAVAPPPAAPPEPPRPAMEDRLLSQATDATVTHAFDLLASTVLTRNARTIEDLVQDMLRPMLKSWLDDNLPVLVERLVRAEIERVARGR encoded by the coding sequence ATGAGCGCCGCGAGCCCCAAGACGCAGGACAAGACGCAGGAACCCTCGATGGAGGAGATCCTCGCCTCCATCCGCCGCATCATCGCCGACGACCAGAAGCCGGCCGAGCCGCCTGCCGCCGGGTCGCGGCCGGTGGCGGTGCCGCCGCCCGCGCCGGACGAGGACGACGTGCTCGACCTCGCCGAGATGGCGCCCGCCCCCAAGCCGGAACCGAAGCCGGCGCAAAAGCCCGAGCCCAAGCCCGAGCCGGTCGCCAAGGCGCCGCCGAAGCCCGAGCCGGAGCCGAGCTTCGACGACGCCTTCGACCAGATGTCGGAGATCGCGTTCCGCGACGAGCCGATGGATTTCGACGCGATCGAGATCGAGCCGGAGCCCGCCCCGCCGCCGGAGCCGCCGAAGGCCGTCGCCCCGCCGCCCGCCGCGCCGCCGGAGCCGCCCCGTCCGGCGATGGAGGACCGGCTCCTGTCCCAGGCGACCGACGCCACGGTCACCCACGCCTTCGACCTGCTCGCCAGCACGGTGCTCACCCGCAACGCGCGCACCATCGAGGACCTGGTGCAGGACATGCTGCGCCCGATGCTGAAATCCTGGCTCGACGACAACCTGCCGGTCCTGGTCGAGCGCCTGGTCCGCGCCGAGATCGAGCGCGTCGCGCGGGGGCGGTGA
- a CDS encoding valine--tRNA ligase, producing the protein MMDKTFDPAAVEARIAAEWEEAQAFRAGRPDRAGAEPYSIMIPPPNVTGSLHMGHALNNTLQDVLARFERLRGKDVLWQPGTDHAGIATQMVVERRLAEQQQPDRRSLGRAEFVRRVWEWKAESGGTIVNQLKRLGASCDWSRERFTMDEGLSKAVLKVFVDLHAQGLIYRDKRLVNWDPKFQTAISDLEVQQVEVKGHLWHFAYPVVDEAGSETGETITVATTRPETMLGDTAVAVHPEDERYRALVGKRLRLPLVGRLIPVVADEYSDPEKGTGAVKITPAHDFNDFEVGRRHGLSQINVLDEEARISLEGNADFLADASPEPEALALHGLDRFEARAKVVALMEERGRLVTIEPNTHAVPHGDRSGVVIEPYLTDQWYVNVKPLAERALQAVRDGRTRFVPETYEKTYFQWLENIEPWCISRQLWWGHQIPAWYDQDGNCFVAGSEEEALAQAAERHGRAVTLRRDEDVLDTWFSSGLWPFSTLGWPDATPELARYYPTSALVTGFDIIFFWVARMMMLGLHALDEVPFRTIYIHALVRDEKGAKMSKSKGNVVDPLDLVDRYGADALRFTLAAMAAQGRDIKLSVQRVEGYRNFATKLWNAARFAEMNGCRLDPAFAPEGVTQTLNAWALGEAARAVAEVTGAIEAYRFNDAANAAYRFVWNVFCDWYLELAKPVLQGEDGPAKEETRRTIAYLIDQICVLLHPFMPFLTEELWATKAREAGIERGLLALAAWPDLGALARPEAESEIGWVVDLVSEIRSARSETNVPAGAQIPLVLVGPSDAVRERVARWGDTVRRLGRIASIEITDASPRNAVQLIVRGEVAALPLEGVVDLAAEVARLTKEDAKLGGEVGKIDAKLGNADFLARAPEEVVEEQRERRETAIARREKVREALTRLQG; encoded by the coding sequence ATGATGGACAAGACCTTCGATCCCGCCGCCGTCGAGGCGCGCATCGCCGCCGAATGGGAGGAGGCCCAGGCCTTCCGGGCCGGGCGCCCGGACCGCGCCGGCGCCGAGCCCTACAGCATCATGATCCCGCCGCCGAACGTGACGGGCTCGCTGCATATGGGCCACGCCCTCAACAATACGCTCCAGGACGTGCTCGCCCGCTTCGAGCGCCTGCGCGGCAAGGACGTGCTGTGGCAGCCCGGCACCGACCACGCCGGCATCGCCACCCAGATGGTGGTGGAGCGCCGCCTCGCCGAGCAGCAGCAGCCCGACCGGCGCTCCTTGGGCCGGGCGGAGTTCGTCCGCCGGGTCTGGGAGTGGAAGGCGGAATCGGGCGGCACCATCGTCAACCAGTTGAAGCGGCTCGGCGCCTCCTGCGACTGGTCGCGCGAGCGCTTCACCATGGACGAGGGCCTGTCGAAGGCCGTCCTGAAGGTCTTCGTCGACCTGCACGCGCAGGGGCTGATCTACCGCGACAAGCGCCTGGTGAACTGGGACCCGAAGTTCCAGACCGCGATCTCCGACCTCGAGGTGCAGCAGGTCGAGGTGAAGGGCCATCTCTGGCACTTCGCCTACCCGGTGGTGGACGAGGCCGGAAGCGAGACGGGCGAGACCATCACGGTCGCCACCACCCGGCCCGAGACGATGCTGGGCGACACCGCGGTCGCCGTGCACCCGGAGGACGAGCGCTACCGGGCGCTCGTCGGCAAGCGGCTGCGCCTGCCGCTGGTCGGCCGGCTGATCCCGGTCGTGGCCGACGAGTATTCGGACCCCGAGAAGGGCACCGGCGCGGTCAAGATCACCCCGGCCCACGACTTCAACGACTTCGAGGTCGGCCGCCGGCACGGGTTGTCCCAGATCAACGTGCTGGATGAGGAAGCCCGCATAAGCCTCGAGGGCAACGCGGATTTCCTGGCTGATGCCAGCCCGGAGCCCGAGGCCCTGGCGCTGCACGGCCTCGACCGCTTCGAGGCCCGCGCCAAGGTCGTCGCCCTGATGGAGGAGCGCGGCCGGCTCGTGACCATCGAGCCCAACACCCACGCGGTGCCGCACGGCGACCGCTCGGGCGTGGTGATCGAGCCCTACCTGACCGACCAGTGGTACGTGAACGTCAAGCCGCTGGCCGAGCGGGCGCTGCAGGCGGTGCGCGACGGCCGCACCCGCTTCGTGCCCGAGACCTACGAGAAGACCTACTTCCAGTGGCTCGAGAACATCGAGCCGTGGTGCATCTCGCGCCAGCTCTGGTGGGGCCACCAGATCCCGGCCTGGTACGACCAGGACGGAAACTGCTTCGTCGCCGGCAGCGAGGAGGAGGCCCTGGCGCAGGCGGCCGAGAGGCACGGCCGCGCCGTGACCCTGCGCCGCGACGAGGACGTGCTCGACACCTGGTTCTCGTCCGGCCTGTGGCCGTTCTCGACGCTGGGCTGGCCCGACGCCACGCCGGAGCTCGCCCGCTACTACCCGACCAGCGCCCTGGTGACCGGCTTCGACATCATTTTCTTCTGGGTCGCCAGGATGATGATGCTCGGCCTTCACGCCTTGGACGAAGTGCCGTTCCGCACGATCTACATCCACGCCCTCGTCCGCGACGAGAAGGGCGCCAAGATGTCGAAGTCCAAGGGCAACGTGGTCGATCCCCTCGACCTCGTCGACCGCTACGGCGCCGACGCCCTGCGCTTCACGCTGGCCGCCATGGCGGCGCAGGGACGCGACATCAAGCTCTCGGTGCAACGCGTCGAGGGCTATCGGAACTTCGCCACCAAGCTCTGGAACGCCGCCCGCTTCGCCGAGATGAACGGCTGCCGGCTCGATCCGGCCTTCGCGCCCGAGGGCGTGACCCAGACCCTGAACGCCTGGGCGCTCGGCGAGGCCGCGCGCGCCGTCGCCGAGGTCACGGGCGCGATCGAGGCCTACCGCTTCAACGACGCCGCCAACGCCGCCTACCGCTTCGTCTGGAACGTCTTCTGCGACTGGTACCTGGAGCTGGCCAAGCCCGTGCTCCAGGGCGAGGACGGCCCGGCGAAGGAGGAGACGCGCCGGACGATCGCGTATCTCATCGACCAGATCTGCGTGCTGCTGCACCCGTTCATGCCGTTCCTCACCGAGGAATTGTGGGCGACGAAGGCGCGCGAGGCGGGGATCGAGCGCGGGCTCCTCGCGCTCGCCGCCTGGCCCGACCTCGGCGCGCTGGCCCGCCCCGAGGCCGAGTCCGAGATCGGCTGGGTCGTCGACCTCGTGTCGGAGATCCGCTCGGCCCGCTCGGAAACGAACGTGCCGGCCGGCGCCCAGATCCCCCTGGTGCTGGTGGGCCCGAGCGACGCGGTGCGCGAGCGCGTCGCGCGCTGGGGCGACACCGTCCGGCGGCTGGGCCGCATCGCCTCGATCGAGATCACCGACGCGAGCCCGCGCAACGCCGTGCAGCTCATCGTGCGCGGCGAGGTCGCGGCGCTGCCGCTCGAGGGCGTGGTCGACCTCGCCGCCGAGGTGGCGCGGCTGACGAAGGAAGATGCCAAGCTCGGCGGCGAGGTGGGCAAGATCGACGCCAAGCTCGGCAACGCCGATTTCCTCGCCCGCGCCCCCGAGGAGGTGGTGGAGGAGCAGCGCGAGCGCCGCGAGACGGCGATCGCCCGCCGCGAGAAGGTGCGCGAGGCGCTGACGCGGCTCCAGGGCTGA
- a CDS encoding efflux RND transporter permease subunit, translating to MFAYFVDRPVLAGVISVLITLIGAVAGFALPIAQFPEIAPPIINIQATYPGATAQQAYEAIAIPLEQEINGAQDLIYINSTSNADGSVNLDATFEVGSDLNAAAADVLTRAQRAESRLPQAVRDQGLEIVKSSRQRLGNVVLYSDDNRYDELFLSNWAETQVIKPLRRVTGMGRIVNFSNKRYAMRVWLDPARMESLGIGPSQIVQAVEQQNAQITVGSLGKEPVRDAPAFELQIVTKGRLTEAREFSDIVIRANPDGSVVRIRDVGRVELGSEQYGSRSTYDNKPAASLGLFQNPEANAVEVMKGVHATMKDLAKRFPPGLQYRIALDRTEFVTASIHEVIKTLIEAIVLVVVITYLFLQSWRATLIPAIAVPVALVGTFGPMAALGFSFNTLSLLGLVLAVGLVVDDAIIVVENTERLMEEGKAPREAAAEAVNEVAGPVIATTLVLAALFVPVAFIPGLTGQLYNQFALTIAISVLISAVVSLTLTPALCALLLKPHDKTAHRSRWRAPLRWFNAALDRATGVAVGSAGRLSRHLIATGLVFLVFAGLTAWMVASRPSAFVPQEDQGYFFADIAMPKGASVGRTAAMVEEVGKAALAEPSVAGTIGVAGRGILADVTAPFYGFQIPTLKAWDQREETVTDVVARLRKQFKNHPDGVLRIVDPSPLPGLGSRGGLTLELQDRSGEGGLKLARTAEGFIAQLKKLPEVGGATATTSYGVPQLRLDIDRAKAEQLGVSLQSLFDALGTYVGSSYVNLFNKFGFVYQVYVQSESQGRRTIEDLSRLTVPNNRGEPVQIGSLVTPHFVSGPTAVLSYNTYPAIEIALDTADTASSGAAIAAVERLADTALPTDYAVEWTEVAYQEKIAGGWAPLIFGLGVVMIVLLLAGQYESLRLPFVVILVTPLAMFGAVGALALRDLPLDIFGQIGLLLLVGLAAKNAILLVSFARDLREKGEDAVTAAQDAVRLRMRPILMTSFAFILGSVPLAIASGASANARISMGTVVIGGLLVATLLTLFVTPVFYVAAERLVAGGGRKKAGEETDRPAGTPQPAE from the coding sequence ATGTTCGCCTATTTCGTCGACCGGCCCGTCCTGGCGGGCGTGATCTCGGTGCTCATCACCCTGATCGGGGCCGTGGCGGGGTTCGCCCTGCCGATCGCCCAGTTCCCCGAGATCGCGCCGCCGATCATCAACATCCAGGCGACCTATCCGGGCGCCACCGCGCAGCAGGCCTACGAGGCGATCGCGATCCCGCTCGAGCAGGAGATCAACGGCGCGCAGGACCTGATCTACATCAACTCGACCAGCAACGCCGACGGCAGCGTCAACCTGGACGCGACGTTCGAGGTCGGCTCCGACCTCAACGCGGCCGCCGCCGACGTGCTGACCCGGGCCCAGCGCGCCGAATCGCGCCTGCCGCAGGCGGTGCGCGACCAGGGCCTCGAGATCGTGAAGTCGTCGCGCCAGCGCCTCGGCAACGTGGTGCTCTACAGCGACGACAACCGCTACGACGAGCTGTTCCTGTCGAACTGGGCCGAGACCCAGGTGATCAAGCCCTTGCGCCGGGTCACCGGCATGGGCCGCATCGTCAACTTCTCGAACAAGCGCTACGCGATGCGGGTCTGGCTCGACCCGGCCCGGATGGAATCGCTCGGCATCGGTCCGAGCCAGATCGTCCAGGCGGTCGAGCAGCAGAACGCCCAGATCACGGTCGGCTCGCTCGGCAAGGAGCCGGTGCGCGACGCCCCCGCCTTCGAATTGCAGATCGTCACCAAGGGCCGCCTGACGGAAGCCCGGGAATTCTCCGACATCGTGATCCGGGCCAATCCCGACGGATCGGTGGTGCGCATCCGCGACGTCGGCCGGGTCGAGCTCGGCTCGGAGCAGTACGGTAGCCGCTCGACCTACGACAACAAGCCCGCCGCCTCGCTCGGCCTGTTCCAGAACCCGGAGGCCAACGCCGTCGAGGTGATGAAGGGCGTCCACGCCACGATGAAGGATCTGGCCAAGCGCTTTCCCCCGGGCCTGCAATACCGGATCGCCCTCGACCGCACCGAGTTCGTCACCGCCTCGATCCACGAGGTGATCAAGACCCTGATCGAGGCGATCGTGCTGGTCGTCGTCATCACCTACCTGTTCCTGCAGAGCTGGCGCGCGACCCTGATCCCGGCGATCGCGGTGCCGGTGGCGCTCGTCGGCACCTTCGGGCCGATGGCAGCGCTCGGCTTCTCGTTCAACACCCTGAGCCTGCTCGGCCTCGTCCTGGCGGTGGGCCTCGTCGTCGACGACGCGATCATCGTGGTCGAGAACACCGAGCGGCTGATGGAGGAGGGCAAGGCCCCCCGCGAGGCCGCCGCCGAGGCGGTGAACGAGGTCGCGGGGCCGGTCATCGCCACCACCCTGGTGCTCGCCGCCCTGTTCGTGCCGGTCGCCTTCATCCCGGGGCTGACGGGCCAGCTCTACAACCAGTTCGCGCTCACCATCGCGATCTCGGTGCTGATCTCGGCGGTGGTGTCGCTCACCCTGACGCCGGCGCTCTGCGCCCTGCTGCTCAAGCCCCACGACAAGACCGCGCATCGGAGCCGCTGGCGAGCCCCCTTGCGCTGGTTCAACGCCGCCCTCGACCGGGCGACCGGGGTCGCGGTCGGCTCAGCGGGGCGCCTGTCGCGCCACCTGATCGCCACCGGCCTCGTCTTTCTCGTCTTCGCCGGATTGACCGCCTGGATGGTGGCGAGCCGCCCGAGCGCCTTCGTGCCGCAGGAGGACCAGGGCTACTTCTTCGCCGACATCGCGATGCCGAAGGGCGCCTCCGTCGGCCGCACCGCCGCGATGGTGGAGGAGGTCGGCAAGGCGGCGCTCGCCGAGCCCTCGGTCGCCGGCACGATCGGGGTCGCCGGGCGCGGCATCCTGGCCGACGTCACCGCCCCGTTCTACGGCTTCCAGATCCCGACCCTCAAAGCCTGGGACCAGCGCGAGGAGACGGTCACCGACGTGGTCGCGCGCCTGCGCAAGCAGTTCAAGAACCACCCGGACGGGGTCTTGCGCATCGTCGATCCGTCCCCGCTGCCGGGCCTCGGCTCCCGCGGCGGCCTGACCCTCGAATTGCAGGACCGCAGCGGCGAGGGCGGGCTCAAGCTCGCCCGGACCGCCGAGGGCTTCATCGCGCAACTGAAGAAGCTGCCCGAGGTCGGCGGCGCCACCGCCACCACGAGCTACGGCGTGCCGCAGCTGCGCCTCGACATCGACCGGGCCAAGGCCGAGCAGCTCGGCGTCAGCCTGCAATCGCTGTTCGACGCGCTCGGCACCTATGTCGGCTCGTCCTACGTCAACCTCTTCAACAAGTTCGGCTTCGTCTACCAGGTCTACGTCCAGAGCGAGTCGCAAGGGCGGCGCACGATCGAGGACCTGTCGCGCCTCACCGTGCCGAACAACCGCGGCGAGCCGGTGCAGATCGGGTCGCTCGTCACGCCGCACTTCGTGAGCGGGCCGACGGCGGTCCTGTCCTACAACACCTACCCGGCGATCGAGATCGCGCTCGACACCGCCGACACGGCGAGCTCGGGCGCGGCGATCGCAGCGGTCGAGCGCCTGGCCGACACGGCGCTCCCGACCGACTACGCGGTGGAATGGACCGAGGTCGCCTACCAGGAGAAGATCGCCGGCGGCTGGGCGCCGCTGATCTTCGGGCTCGGCGTGGTGATGATCGTGCTGCTCCTCGCCGGCCAGTACGAGAGCCTGCGGCTGCCCTTCGTGGTGATCCTGGTGACGCCGCTCGCGATGTTCGGGGCGGTGGGCGCGCTGGCACTCCGCGACCTGCCCCTCGACATCTTCGGGCAGATCGGGCTGCTGCTCCTCGTCGGTCTGGCGGCCAAGAACGCGATCCTGCTCGTCTCCTTCGCCCGCGACCTGAGGGAGAAGGGCGAGGACGCGGTCACGGCGGCGCAGGACGCCGTGCGCCTCAGGATGCGGCCGATCCTGATGACCTCCTTCGCCTTCATCCTCGGCTCGGTGCCGCTCGCCATCGCGAGCGGAGCCAGTGCGAACGCCCGGATCTCGATGGGCACGGTGGTGATCGGGGGCCTGCTCGTCGCGACGCTGCTCACCCTGTTCGTCACCCCGGTCTTCTACGTCGCGGCCGAGCGGCTGGTGGCGGGTGGCGGGCGCAAGAAGGCGGGCGAGGAGACGGACCGGCCCGCCGGCACGCCGCAACCGGCGGAGTAG
- a CDS encoding septal ring lytic transglycosylase RlpA family protein, whose translation MPVVRWAAVAGIALAAANCAGPTPRTLAVKGGGREIDPKYGVAASPRLYGENDKIPKGGGRQMTGKPYVVAGRTYVPRQDARGYVREGLASWYGTAFHGRQTANGEIFDRFSVAAAHPTLPLPSYARVTNMANGHSMVVRVNDRGPYHADRLMDVSQAVAEALDFRRRGTTKVRVEYVGKASVGGSDDRKLMATLRTDGTPAGSPMGANIMVADAGEDAKPFAFRQPEPDAVRPIVERPRVVAPVQVASVQAAEAEPEIRRPAPVRLAAPVRLAEAPRVPAAARPAAPVPAPVRVAAVEGLNPGLAAPRTPGPAHKPAATLTAAAAPARKPAAPGQALAFAAHPATDRASLAQAMHAAAMPAKAARTTVVAKGGPLPIAPPLRLAGAQKGDREDARSDGKNTGHKPGMPPRSKVAGMY comes from the coding sequence ATGCCGGTCGTGCGGTGGGCCGCGGTGGCGGGAATCGCGCTAGCGGCGGCCAATTGCGCCGGGCCGACGCCCAGGACCCTCGCGGTGAAGGGCGGCGGGCGAGAGATCGACCCGAAATACGGCGTCGCCGCGAGCCCGCGGCTCTACGGCGAGAACGACAAGATCCCCAAGGGCGGCGGTCGGCAGATGACCGGCAAGCCCTACGTGGTGGCCGGCCGCACCTACGTGCCGCGCCAGGACGCGCGCGGCTACGTGCGCGAGGGCCTGGCCTCCTGGTACGGCACCGCCTTCCACGGCCGCCAGACCGCCAACGGCGAGATCTTCGACCGCTTCTCGGTCGCCGCCGCCCACCCGACCCTGCCGCTGCCGAGCTACGCCCGGGTCACCAACATGGCGAACGGCCACTCGATGGTGGTGCGGGTCAACGACCGCGGGCCCTACCACGCCGACCGGCTGATGGACGTGTCGCAGGCGGTGGCCGAGGCCCTCGACTTCCGCCGCCGCGGCACCACCAAGGTCCGGGTCGAGTATGTCGGCAAGGCCTCGGTGGGCGGCAGCGACGACCGCAAGCTGATGGCCACCCTGCGCACCGACGGCACGCCCGCGGGCTCGCCGATGGGCGCCAACATCATGGTGGCGGATGCCGGTGAGGACGCGAAGCCGTTCGCGTTCCGCCAGCCCGAGCCTGACGCCGTGCGGCCGATCGTCGAGCGGCCGCGGGTCGTCGCCCCGGTGCAGGTCGCCTCTGTTCAAGCCGCCGAGGCCGAGCCGGAGATCCGCCGCCCGGCGCCGGTCCGCCTCGCCGCTCCGGTGCGGCTCGCCGAGGCGCCCCGCGTGCCGGCGGCGGCACGTCCGGCCGCTCCCGTTCCCGCTCCCGTGCGCGTGGCCGCCGTCGAGGGCCTGAACCCGGGCCTCGCCGCGCCCCGCACGCCCGGCCCGGCGCACAAGCCGGCGGCCACGCTGACGGCCGCGGCCGCCCCGGCCCGCAAGCCCGCCGCACCGGGCCAGGCGCTTGCCTTCGCAGCCCACCCGGCGACCGACCGCGCCTCGCTCGCTCAGGCGATGCACGCCGCCGCGATGCCGGCCAAGGCCGCCCGGACCACCGTCGTCGCGAAGGGCGGCCCGCTGCCGATCGCGCCGCCCCTGCGGCTCGCCGGCGCCCAGAAGGGCGACCGGGAGGATGCCAGGAGCGACGGCAAGAATACCGGTCACAAGCCCGGCATGCCGCCGCGCTCGAAGGTGGCGGGGATGTATTGA
- a CDS encoding efflux RND transporter periplasmic adaptor subunit, translating to MRAGLRYGLIGLAGLAAGAGLWWGLGHPLPAGISGALPGPVAQFLALPAPPKKDQEAPEFDVAVARAAAETVPVAFSYTGTVISPKDAALQPRVTGVVVERPFEPGGHVKQGQVLFRIDPRPFEVALRTAEAQREQAVAQLSFADAEVDRTQTLADKGYASEQRYQQLESNRQVARSRVQEAEAAIARQKLNLDYAVIRAPFDGRSSLSDVNLGDHVNENTTQLVSVVQVDPIEVQVALSTEDSEAVRAALKENRAFIETLDAQGKPERKATIYKLDNRFDPRTARRLVRAWLPNADERYLPGEFVRAQVQVGTQERLLVPTVALSAQLDQRIVWRVGDDGKVAMTPVETGQEFGDRTAILKGLRAGDRIATDHLQLLRQDQRVGIKAEGRENAKESGNESGKDARQAANEPGGAVR from the coding sequence GTGCGTGCAGGGCTTCGCTACGGCCTCATCGGGCTTGCCGGCCTCGCGGCCGGGGCCGGACTCTGGTGGGGCTTGGGCCACCCGCTGCCCGCCGGAATCTCCGGCGCCCTGCCCGGTCCGGTGGCGCAGTTCCTGGCACTGCCGGCGCCGCCGAAGAAGGATCAGGAGGCGCCCGAATTCGACGTCGCGGTGGCGCGGGCCGCCGCCGAGACCGTGCCGGTCGCCTTCTCGTATACCGGCACGGTGATCTCGCCGAAGGATGCCGCGCTCCAGCCGCGGGTCACCGGCGTGGTGGTGGAGCGGCCGTTCGAGCCGGGCGGCCACGTCAAGCAGGGCCAGGTGCTGTTCCGCATCGACCCGCGGCCGTTCGAGGTGGCGTTGCGCACGGCGGAAGCCCAGCGCGAGCAGGCGGTGGCGCAACTCTCCTTCGCGGATGCCGAGGTCGACCGCACCCAGACGCTCGCCGACAAGGGCTACGCCTCCGAGCAGCGCTACCAGCAGCTCGAGAGCAACCGCCAGGTCGCCCGCAGCCGGGTGCAGGAGGCCGAGGCCGCCATCGCCCGCCAGAAGCTCAACCTCGACTACGCGGTGATCCGCGCGCCCTTCGACGGGCGCTCCAGCCTCTCCGACGTCAATCTCGGCGACCACGTCAACGAGAACACGACCCAGCTCGTCAGCGTCGTCCAGGTCGATCCGATCGAGGTGCAGGTGGCGCTCTCGACCGAGGATTCGGAGGCCGTGCGCGCCGCGCTCAAGGAGAACCGCGCCTTCATCGAGACCCTCGATGCCCAAGGCAAGCCGGAGCGGAAGGCGACGATCTACAAGCTCGACAACCGCTTCGATCCCCGCACCGCCCGCCGCCTGGTCCGGGCCTGGCTGCCCAACGCCGACGAGCGCTACCTGCCGGGCGAATTCGTGCGCGCTCAGGTGCAGGTCGGGACGCAGGAGCGCCTGCTGGTGCCGACGGTCGCGCTCTCGGCCCAGCTCGACCAGCGCATCGTCTGGCGCGTCGGCGACGACGGCAAGGTGGCGATGACGCCGGTCGAGACCGGCCAGGAATTCGGCGACCGCACGGCGATCCTCAAGGGCTTGAGGGCCGGCGACCGCATTGCCACCGACCACCTCCAGCTCCTGCGCCAGGACCAGCGGGTCGGGATCAAGGCCGAGGGCCGGGAGAACGCCAAGGAGAGCGGCAACGAGAGCGGCAAGGACGCCCGGCAGGCCGCGAACGAGCCCGGCGGCGCGGTGCGGTAG
- a CDS encoding DUF2459 domain-containing protein, whose protein sequence is MAARSDRPDHGGLIVPRTSRLARRAASLLALLVVAVVLAAWLTARPGDPGLYPPAPGAETVTVRLVAGAWHSGLLLPRSDLARAAAEAGDGALVEVTERFGAYPALEIGWGDAGFYRAVPTIDALDWRLALRALFTPGGRPAVLHVVGVAAEPEAAFPGAGIVSLPLSRAGFGRLVAALGRSFALRDGHPAILGPGLYGPSLFYEARGRFSLLNVCNHWSAGLLHEAGLPVTPLLDTLPRGLALDLAWRAGGPRPHAP, encoded by the coding sequence ATGGCGGCACGATCGGACCGGCCTGACCATGGCGGCCTGATCGTGCCCCGCACCTCGCGCCTCGCCCGGCGGGCCGCGTCGCTCCTCGCGCTCCTCGTCGTCGCCGTCGTGCTGGCGGCCTGGCTCACCGCCCGGCCGGGGGATCCCGGCCTCTACCCGCCGGCGCCCGGCGCGGAGACGGTCACGGTGCGGCTCGTGGCAGGGGCCTGGCATTCCGGCCTGCTCCTGCCCCGGAGCGACCTCGCCCGGGCGGCGGCCGAGGCCGGGGACGGGGCGCTGGTGGAGGTGACCGAGCGCTTCGGCGCCTATCCGGCCCTCGAGATCGGGTGGGGCGATGCCGGCTTCTACCGCGCCGTGCCGACGATCGACGCCCTCGACTGGCGGCTGGCGCTCCGGGCCCTGTTCACCCCGGGCGGGCGCCCGGCGGTCCTGCACGTGGTCGGGGTCGCGGCCGAGCCCGAGGCCGCCTTCCCGGGCGCCGGGATCGTGAGCCTGCCCCTGTCGCGGGCGGGCTTCGGCCGGCTCGTCGCGGCGCTCGGCCGCTCCTTCGCCCTCCGCGACGGCCATCCGGCGATCCTGGGGCCCGGCCTCTACGGCCCGAGCCTGTTCTACGAAGCGCGAGGGCGCTTCAGCCTGCTCAACGTCTGCAATCACTGGAGCGCAGGCCTCCTCCACGAGGCCGGCTTACCCGTCACGCCGCTCCTCGACACCCTGCCGCGGGGATTGGCGCTCGATCTCGCGTGGCGGGCCGGCGGGCCGCGGCCTCACGCACCCTGA